From a single Armatimonadota bacterium genomic region:
- a CDS encoding response regulator transcription factor, protein MKIIVVDDEETIVETVENKLRKEGFTVFTAGSAEEGMRLYRLVKPDLLVLDIMLPQRSGIELARAVRKDSSVPVIFLTAKASEDDRVAGLEIADDYIVKPFSLAEVAARVKTVLRRAGGDTPNEALESLNLRIDPRTHQAWVDGESVSLSPKEFALLYFLVRHKGQVFSREVLLDRVWGQDAYVSARTVDVHVRWLRERIEPEPGRPTRILTVRGVGYKFLG, encoded by the coding sequence ATGAAAATCATAGTCGTCGACGACGAAGAAACGATTGTTGAAACAGTCGAAAATAAGCTCCGCAAGGAAGGGTTCACGGTCTTTACGGCCGGCTCGGCCGAAGAAGGCATGCGGCTCTACCGCTTGGTCAAGCCGGATCTTTTGGTTTTGGACATCATGCTGCCCCAACGATCCGGGATCGAATTGGCCCGGGCGGTGCGGAAAGACAGTTCCGTCCCGGTGATCTTCCTGACCGCCAAAGCCAGCGAAGATGACCGGGTGGCCGGCTTGGAAATCGCTGACGACTACATCGTCAAGCCATTCAGCTTGGCCGAAGTCGCGGCCCGGGTCAAAACGGTCCTCCGCCGGGCGGGCGGCGACACGCCGAACGAGGCATTGGAATCTCTGAACCTGCGGATCGACCCTCGGACACACCAGGCGTGGGTGGATGGCGAAAGCGTTTCGCTCTCGCCCAAAGAATTTGCCCTTCTTTACTTCTTGGTTCGCCACAAAGGGCAGGTATTCAGCCGCGAAGTCCTGCTCGACCGGGTTTGGGGGCAGGATGCTTATGTGAGCGCGCGCACGGTGGATGTCCACGTGCGGTGGCTTCGCGAACGGATCGAGCCCGAGCCTGGGCGACCGACGAGAATCTTGACCGTCCGGGGCGTGGGCTACAAGTTTTTGGGCTGA